Proteins encoded by one window of Gemmatimonadaceae bacterium:
- a CDS encoding MarR family transcriptional regulator — protein sequence MTSEELQQITTAMNAVRSIVRALRVSSRMIESKMGISGAQLFVLQQLADRPAHSLNELADRTATHQSSVSVVVRRLVDHGYVSRTAADADRRRVELALTDKGHRLLEHAPTTVPVKLLRGARALSAETRKALAEHLQEWVRASGIEDTAPPLLGDDTDIASG from the coding sequence ATGACTTCAGAAGAACTGCAACAGATCACGACTGCCATGAACGCGGTACGATCGATCGTACGCGCGCTCCGCGTGTCGTCCCGGATGATCGAGAGCAAGATGGGCATCAGCGGCGCGCAGCTGTTCGTGCTGCAGCAGCTGGCCGACCGGCCGGCGCACTCGTTGAACGAACTCGCCGATCGCACGGCCACGCACCAGAGTTCGGTGTCGGTGGTCGTGCGCCGCCTCGTGGACCACGGCTACGTATCGCGGACCGCGGCGGACGCCGACCGGCGGCGCGTCGAGCTGGCCCTCACCGACAAGGGGCACCGCCTGCTCGAGCACGCCCCCACCACCGTGCCCGTGAAACTGCTGCGCGGCGCGCGCGCGCTGAGTGCCGAAACCCGAAAGGCGCTGGCCGAGCACCTCCAGGAGTGGGTGCGCGCATCGGGCATCGAAGACACCGCCCCGCCCTTGCTCGGCGACGATACCGACATCGCCAGCGGGTAG
- a CDS encoding PAS domain S-box protein encodes MPSRPTVNDETRFRGAIAASLDAFFLLESARGADGAVQDFRLVELNRRGEELLGRSRDELAGHLLTEVLPQARAEGFLDRCVAVVTTGESFAEDLRLHDADRAPQWVRHQVVRVEDGIAITSRDITESKRVGASLRESEERYRLLVESATDGIYRIDPRGIFTYANPIASRVLGMGEGSIVGRTYLDFVRPDFRMEGIELYRRQIKQQIPVTYWEFPALRADGRDVWVGQNVQIEVRDGRVVALLAVARDITARRAAEDALRESEERHRFLAEHSQDMLARMSLDGRFLYVSPVCRSLLGMDPEALVGRSMADLCDAGDAERLQAVQCRLIGHHGVETTTFRVQRDDGKDVWLETTHQAIVDDDTGAVQGFLAVSRNVTERRRLEEDLRHVQKMEAVGQLAGGVAHDFNNLLTAIRGFSDVLFQSIRADDPRRADVLEICKATDRAATLTRQLLAFSRRQVMRPEALSLNTVVTDLARILQRLLGESIAVTTRLEPDLAIVRVDPGQMEQVLLNLALNARDAIGQAGGTLTIETANVEFAAGADARHAPGAYAVLRVIDTGSGMTPEVRERLFEPFFTTKEMGRGTGLGLSMVYGIVTQSGGFITVDSAPGQGATIAIHLPSTPGASQAARPAPPRSRVVRGGTGTILIAEDSEGVRALAERILRDEGYTVLTARDGIEALDVARHHAGDIDLLLTDVMMPRMNGGELARAFAAERPEAVIALMSGYVDEEALRHTLDDPEAPILQKPFSALTLLERIRSLLLRAPAA; translated from the coding sequence GTGCCTTCGCGACCGACTGTCAACGACGAGACCCGGTTCCGCGGCGCCATCGCTGCGAGCCTCGACGCGTTCTTCCTTCTCGAATCCGCGCGCGGAGCCGACGGCGCCGTGCAGGACTTTCGCCTGGTCGAACTGAACCGCCGGGGCGAGGAGCTGCTGGGCCGCTCGCGTGACGAGCTGGCGGGGCATCTGCTCACCGAGGTGCTCCCGCAGGCCCGGGCCGAAGGATTCCTGGACCGGTGCGTGGCCGTCGTGACCACGGGTGAGTCGTTTGCCGAGGATCTGCGCCTGCACGATGCCGACCGCGCGCCGCAGTGGGTGCGGCACCAGGTGGTGCGGGTGGAAGACGGCATCGCGATCACGTCGCGCGACATAACCGAAAGCAAGCGGGTCGGCGCGTCGTTGCGCGAGAGCGAGGAGCGTTACCGACTGCTCGTCGAGAGCGCCACCGACGGCATCTATCGCATCGATCCCCGCGGCATCTTCACCTACGCCAATCCGATCGCATCGCGCGTGCTTGGCATGGGTGAGGGCTCGATCGTCGGCCGCACGTATCTGGATTTCGTGCGTCCCGACTTCCGCATGGAGGGAATCGAACTCTACAGGCGCCAGATCAAGCAGCAGATTCCCGTGACCTACTGGGAGTTCCCGGCGCTCCGCGCCGACGGGCGCGACGTGTGGGTGGGGCAGAACGTGCAGATTGAGGTCAGGGACGGCCGCGTGGTGGCGCTGCTGGCCGTGGCGCGTGATATCACGGCGCGCCGGGCCGCCGAGGACGCGTTGCGCGAGAGCGAGGAGCGGCACCGCTTTCTGGCCGAGCATTCGCAGGACATGCTCGCGCGAATGTCGCTGGACGGACGCTTTCTGTACGTCTCCCCCGTCTGCCGGTCGCTGCTCGGGATGGATCCCGAGGCGCTCGTGGGTCGTTCGATGGCGGACCTCTGCGATGCGGGCGATGCCGAGCGGCTGCAGGCCGTGCAGTGCCGTTTGATCGGCCACCATGGCGTCGAGACCACCACGTTCCGCGTCCAGCGAGACGACGGCAAGGACGTGTGGTTGGAGACCACGCACCAGGCCATCGTCGACGACGATACGGGGGCGGTGCAGGGTTTCCTCGCCGTCTCGCGCAACGTCACGGAACGGCGGCGCCTGGAAGAGGACCTGCGTCACGTGCAGAAGATGGAAGCCGTGGGGCAGCTCGCGGGCGGGGTGGCCCACGATTTCAACAATCTGCTCACGGCCATCCGCGGGTTCAGTGACGTGCTGTTCCAGAGCATCCGCGCCGACGATCCGCGACGGGCCGACGTGCTGGAGATCTGCAAGGCCACCGACCGCGCTGCCACGCTCACGCGCCAGTTGCTGGCGTTCAGCCGGCGCCAGGTGATGCGCCCCGAGGCGCTGAGCCTGAACACCGTGGTCACCGATCTCGCGCGCATCCTCCAGCGGCTGCTCGGCGAGTCGATCGCGGTCACCACGCGGCTCGAGCCCGACCTCGCGATCGTGCGCGTCGATCCCGGCCAGATGGAACAGGTGCTGCTCAACCTGGCGCTCAATGCCCGCGATGCGATAGGGCAGGCCGGCGGTACGTTGACGATCGAGACGGCGAACGTCGAGTTCGCGGCCGGCGCGGACGCGCGCCACGCTCCGGGCGCGTATGCCGTGCTCCGCGTCATCGATACCGGAAGTGGTATGACGCCGGAAGTGCGCGAGCGGTTGTTCGAACCGTTCTTCACGACCAAGGAGATGGGCCGCGGCACGGGGCTTGGGCTCTCGATGGTCTACGGCATCGTCACGCAGAGCGGTGGGTTCATCACCGTCGACAGCGCACCAGGCCAGGGGGCCACGATCGCCATCCACCTGCCGTCCACCCCGGGTGCCTCCCAGGCGGCGCGGCCGGCGCCGCCCCGTTCGCGCGTCGTGCGGGGTGGCACGGGTACGATCCTCATCGCCGAAGACAGCGAGGGCGTGCGCGCCCTCGCCGAGCGCATCCTGCGCGACGAGGGATACACCGTGCTCACGGCGCGCGACGGCATCGAGGCACTCGATGTGGCGCGGCACCACGCGGGCGACATCGACCTCCTGCTCACCGACGTGATGATGCCGCGTATGAACGGCGGCGAACTGGCCCGCGCCTTCGCGGCCGAGCGCCCCGAGGCAGTGATCGCCCTGATGTCGGGCTACGTCGACGAGGAGGCGCTCCGCCACACGCTGGACGACCCCGAAGCGCCGATCCTCCAGAAGCCGTTCAGCGCCCTCACGCTCCTCGAACGCATCCGCTCGCTGCTGCTCCGCGCTCCCGCGGCCTGA
- a CDS encoding response regulator transcription factor, with amino-acid sequence MTTVDTPLSEAVGQPTLLVIDDEVHIRRAVRNALRDLTDHVVEVATGREGIDQAAATTPDLIVLDLGLPDMAGADVCREVRRWGTMPIVVLTARHGEEEKVALLNLGADDYITKPFSTLEFSARVRAHLRRFQSLSAPSHASTITVDGLTIDLVRRRVSRGAGAIHLTPIEWEILRSLATASGRTLTHQQIFDAVWGRAFGNPQQYLRVHITNLRRKIEQDPSRPQLIITEPGVGYRFEQSA; translated from the coding sequence GTGACTACCGTCGATACTCCCCTATCCGAAGCCGTTGGCCAGCCGACCCTGTTGGTCATCGATGACGAAGTCCACATCCGGCGCGCTGTGCGCAACGCGCTCCGCGATCTCACCGATCACGTGGTCGAGGTCGCCACGGGGCGCGAGGGCATCGATCAGGCCGCCGCCACCACGCCGGACCTCATCGTGCTCGACCTCGGGCTGCCCGACATGGCGGGCGCCGACGTCTGCCGCGAAGTACGCCGTTGGGGCACGATGCCCATCGTCGTGCTCACGGCGCGCCACGGGGAAGAGGAGAAGGTGGCGCTGCTCAATCTCGGCGCCGATGACTACATCACCAAGCCCTTCAGCACGCTCGAGTTCTCGGCCCGCGTGCGGGCGCACCTGCGCCGGTTCCAATCGCTGTCGGCGCCGTCGCACGCCTCGACGATCACGGTCGACGGGCTGACGATCGACCTCGTGCGGCGCCGCGTCTCTCGCGGCGCGGGTGCCATCCACCTCACGCCCATCGAGTGGGAGATCCTGCGCAGCCTCGCGACGGCATCGGGGCGCACGCTCACCCACCAACAGATCTTCGACGCCGTGTGGGGGCGTGCGTTCGGCAACCCGCAGCAGTACCTTCGCGTACACATCACCAACCTGCGACGGAAGATCGAACAGGATCCGTCGCGCCCACAACTCATCATCACGGAGCCCGGTGTCGGCTACCGTTTCGAGCAAAGCGCATAG
- a CDS encoding ATP-binding protein, which produces MSATVSSKAHSTVHRPSLGGRVLWTLLLLLVTFAMARMRPDIDQAHVVLAYLLVVLGGSVGGGRGFGFLMACVGFVFINYFFQQPYDTLGVGKPLELVMLFAFLATSVTTTELLARAQAEAVEASRRADEVTRLSHLGSETLNAGTPERALGAIARVIRDELRVDSCAIDRVLGVEQSEVAHAGAWPPADGAHTRVLPLTAHGDAVGRLRLYHPTDIMLDRAQDEFLEALTYYAALGVERMRLEGEAAHAEGLREANRLKDILLATVSHDLRTPLTTIKALAQDAALRGDENAMVIEEQADRLSGLVNDLLDLSRIKGGTFRTNTELNSAEDVIGAVVRQFSGAARGRRVVTTLDLSQPALFGMFDFVHTLRILSNLVENALRYAPAATPVDLAATRQGDQLRFSVADRGPGVPPSEVNQIFEPFYRPPAAANDGGAGLGLSIAQRLARAQGGVVQYAARVGGGSVFSLLLPAWDPE; this is translated from the coding sequence GTGTCGGCTACCGTTTCGAGCAAAGCGCATAGCACCGTCCATCGTCCGTCGCTCGGCGGACGGGTATTGTGGACGCTGCTGCTGCTGCTCGTCACGTTCGCGATGGCGCGCATGCGCCCCGACATCGATCAAGCGCACGTCGTGCTGGCGTACCTGCTGGTCGTGCTCGGCGGGAGCGTGGGAGGAGGCCGCGGGTTCGGCTTCCTGATGGCGTGCGTGGGGTTCGTGTTCATCAATTATTTCTTCCAGCAGCCGTACGACACGCTTGGGGTGGGCAAGCCGCTGGAGTTGGTGATGCTGTTCGCGTTCCTGGCCACGTCGGTCACGACTACCGAACTGCTGGCGCGCGCCCAGGCCGAGGCGGTGGAGGCGAGCCGCCGGGCCGACGAGGTGACGCGGCTCTCCCACCTCGGGTCGGAAACACTCAACGCGGGGACACCGGAGCGGGCGCTCGGTGCGATCGCCCGCGTCATCCGCGACGAACTGCGTGTGGACTCGTGCGCCATCGATCGGGTGCTGGGCGTCGAGCAATCGGAGGTGGCGCACGCCGGTGCCTGGCCGCCGGCCGACGGCGCGCACACGCGCGTCCTGCCGCTCACGGCGCACGGCGACGCCGTGGGCCGGCTGCGCCTCTACCACCCCACCGATATCATGCTCGACCGGGCGCAAGACGAGTTTCTCGAAGCACTCACGTACTACGCGGCCCTGGGCGTGGAGCGTATGCGGCTCGAGGGCGAGGCGGCGCACGCCGAAGGGCTGCGCGAAGCGAACCGTCTCAAAGACATCCTGCTCGCCACGGTGAGCCACGACCTCCGTACACCGCTCACCACCATCAAGGCGCTGGCCCAGGACGCGGCGCTCCGGGGCGACGAGAACGCCATGGTCATCGAGGAACAGGCCGACCGGCTCTCGGGGTTGGTCAATGACCTGCTCGACCTGTCGCGCATCAAGGGCGGCACGTTCCGTACGAACACCGAGTTGAACTCCGCCGAAGACGTGATCGGCGCCGTGGTGCGCCAGTTTTCCGGCGCGGCCCGCGGCAGGCGCGTGGTGACCACTCTCGACCTGTCACAACCGGCGCTGTTCGGCATGTTCGACTTCGTGCACACGCTGCGCATCCTGAGCAATCTGGTGGAGAATGCGTTGCGCTACGCGCCCGCGGCCACGCCCGTGGACCTCGCGGCGACGCGGCAGGGCGACCAACTCCGGTTCTCCGTGGCCGACCGGGGCCCCGGCGTGCCGCCCAGCGAGGTGAACCAGATCTTCGAGCCGTTCTACCGGCCGCCCGCGGCGGCCAATGACGGGGGGGCGGGCCTCGGTCTCTCCATCGCCCAACGGCTTGCGCGGGCGCAGGGCGGCGTGGTGCAGTACGCCGCGCGCGTGGGCGGCGGAAGCGTGTTCTCGCTATTGTTGCCGGCCTGGGATCCCGAGTGA